The Pseudomonas bijieensis DNA window GTTACTTATCTGTGATGGATACGATGCTCAGTTATTGGGTTTTGTTGTCCCAACTCTTGCCCAAGAGTGGGAAACGCCGAAAGCTGCCTTCGGTATTGTATTCACATGTAACTTGCTTGGACTGACCGTTGGCTCACTTTTGTTGACCCCTTTAGCTGATCGCTTCGGTATCAGAAAAACGCTCCTGACCTGCGTATTACTGTTCTCTGGGCTGACTCTTTTGTCCGCCTGGGCAGACGATATCTATACCCTCGCAGCCATACGCTTTCTTTGCGGGATCGGGATGGGTGGCGCTATGCCAAGCGCTATGGCTTTGATGGCTGATTATTCACCTCCAAGGATGAAGACGTTTTTCGTAACTATGGCTGCTGCAGGTTTTGCATTTGGTGGAGCAGTTGGCGGGTTTATCGCGGCCGGCATCATGCAAACTTACGGCTGGCATAGCATTTTCATCGTCGGCGGTGTAGCGCCTCTACTGTTGATGCCTTTCCTCTATCTCTGGCTACCAGAGTCCCTCTCTAGACTGTTCCGTGCAAAACATCTGTGCGATGCACTAGGAGCTATGCTCGACAAATTCTTGCCGCAGTGGACTCCGCCAGCCCCCGTATCGGATGGGAAACCTCAGAAGGTCACAATCGTTGATCTATTCCGCTATGGCTATCTGAAGCCTACGATTTTCATCTGGGGCTCATGCATTGCCAGCTTCACCGTTTTATATTTCACAGTAAGTTGGCTGCCTACACTTTTGCGAGATACTGGTTTCTCGTCCGGCGCTGCAAGCCTTACCACTTCTGCTTTCCTGGCATCAGGTACGCTTGGAGCTGTCTCGCTTTCATACTTGGCAGACAAGGTAAAGAGCAAGGTTTGGTTGGTAGGTAAGGTTATGGTGATCTGCGGCATCGCTACAGCTGTGGTCGGTCTCGAGCATGGGAACCCCACGCTTACCGTCCTTGCCGTTATGGTGGCTGGCTTCTGCCTCATTGGAGGATCGCTCACCTTAAACGGGGTCATCAGCAACTTTTACCCACCCCATGTCCGCGCAACTGGTGTGGGCTGGGCGCTGGGTGTAGGGCGGCTAGGCGCTATCGCGGGCCCCCTCGTTGGAGCGATGCTGATAGCCATGCACATTCCCTTCGTAGGTGTAATGCTGCTTGCGGCTATACCTGCGGTGCTTTCCGGGATCTTTGCCATGAATATCGCCAGCCCTAAATCAGTGTCATCTGAGAACACAGCGCCTGTTTCCGATACTGTAGAACCGCCTAAAGTTCAAAATAGCCAGCCAAAGTATCCTTAAGGCGAGGTTACTCGACCCTGCACAAGATCGTCCTGCAGCTCCTACGGTGCTGCAGGCATTCTTAGATCTTGGGTCGAAAAATAAATGAATGCGTAGAGCATGGCCGTTACTTAACTAACGTCCAAATCGCTGGGCGCGCCATTAGATTTATAAAATGGGTCTGCTCAGACTCATCGAAATCGAAGTTATTTAGAGTTGCTTGGCGCCGGTAGAGCCGGCGAGCACGGCTGTTCTGAATAAACATATTTAGGATTTTATAGTTCACCCAAGCGTGCTGCTTTGTCTTCCTTACTACAAAAACAATAGATGGGTAAAAAGATGGCATTAAATAAAGCAACCTGTTTCGCACTGCTTTCTGTCTGCTTTTCCGAAGTTCAGGCTGACGAAAAATCTTCTCCTGATTTTTTTGGGGATAGTAAGCTGTCAATTACATCCCGAAACTTCTACTTCAATCGGGATTTCCGACACGGGATGAGCAATGGTGGTGGCACCAATGCCTTCAAAGGGGCAGGGGAGCGCAACGGTTATGCCGAAGAATGGGCGCAGGGATTTATGGCCAATTTCTCCTCAGGGTTCACACCTGGAGCCGTCGGCTTAGGTTTTGATGCTTACAGCTTCTTGGGCTTGAAGTTAGACAGTGGAGGTGGTAGAGCAGGAGTCCGGCTGACACAGTTAGACAGTGATGGTGAACCCCGCGACCACTTCAGTAAATCAGGGGCGGCGTTAAAACTGCGTTATGGTGGTGGCCTGTTCCAATACGGAAACCTCTTTCCAAGCGTTCCGGTATTGTCGGTGAATACAGTCAGGCTCTTCCCTAGTTCGGCTACAGGAACAATGCTCGGATGGGATGTAGAAAAATTGCATCTTGACGCAGCTCATTTTACTGGTCAGGGTGGTGTCGACTCGTCGAATAACGATGATGATTTTACGACGGACTATGGTTTGCCAATCGCAATCAAGTCCGTTAGCTACGTAGGCGCAAAGTATAGCTTTGGAAGCTCATTGAAAGCGTCTGTGTACGCTTCCGAAGCGGAAGATACTTGGAGGCAGTACTACCTCAATGGCAACTACACCCATACTATCGATCCTGCCCAGTCCGTTATCTTTGATGCCAACGTATACCGTACGGTTGATGCTGGTCGCAAACTAGCGAGCGTAATTGACAACACTACCTACTCGTTATCCCTTGCCTACCGGTTCAATGCCCATACGGTTACGCTCGCATATCAAAAGGTTCAGAGCGATGAGCCTATGGACTGGCTGGGATTTGGTACATCTCCAGGTGTCGTTTCGCTGGCCAATGCGATCCAGTATTCGACATTTACCGAGGCTAATGAGCGTTCTTTTCAGATTCGTTATGACATCGATATGGCGCCGTTTGGAATACCAGGTCTTTCGTTCATGACACGGTATGCAAGAGGGGATAACGTCAGCAACCGGGACAGCGACAATACATTTTATACGCGCCGATATGTCTATCCCGAAGGTGACGACGTGCGCCATTGGGAGCGAGATATTGAAGCAAGGTACGTCGTACAATCTGGCCCAGCCAAGGCTCTGTCCGTTCGCGTGAGGCAGGCTACCCACCGAGGATCGGCCGGGTATCGATATGCTGATAACAACGAAGTTCGTGTAATCGTTGACTACCCAATATCGATCTTCTAATGATCAGGGCAGCGGCCGTGTTAGGCGTGCTGCTAGAGAAATCATGCGTCCCTGGAGTTAGAGCGAACGGACGGTCTCGTCGTGCCCGGGCCCTCTAGCCAAATCAAAGGCTCTCCCAATAAGGCGGAGAGCCGATTTTCTCGATGAGAAAGTTTGATACCTCACGCACTTTCCTTGAACGAAGCCTATTCTCTGGAGAAAGGATTTGTACCTGCATCTGTTCGGCAGAAGCAGAAACATCCCAGTCGGTGAGTAGCTTAAGAAGGCGACCCTCTCGAAAGCTCAACGGATCGAAAAGCCAGCTTGGGAATAGGACGAGGCCCTGACCTGCCATGGCAGCCGCAACCAAAACCTCGGCGTTATTGCTTCTGAGTGGCCCGCTCACCTCCAACATTTTGAAAGTCTCCTCGGGAGGGCGTTTGCAGTACCAGCGTTGTGCGCCCTGGTCACCCTTGTAGAGCAGGCATGCGTGATCACTTAGATCACCGGGAGAAAGGGGCTTGCCGTGTGTTTCGAGGTAGGCGGGACTGGCGGCAAGTACGTAGCGTTGACCACTGACAGTGCGCCCGATCAAACCTGAATCGATGACATGGCCCACCCGGATGGTGATGTCAGCTCCCTCCTGGACAGGGTCAATGAGAGCGTCCGTGAGAGTGAGCTCCACCTCCAGTTCAGGGTATTCCTTCTGCAGGCACACTATAAGCGGGGCTACGTGACGCCGACCCAGTGCGACGGGCGCATTAATCCTGATGAGCCCCTTCAATCCGACGTCTGCCTGCGCCAGGTCTTCCGCTGCAGCATCGAGTAGCCCAACGGCTTCCTTCACCTGCAGGTAAAAACGCTCTCCATCCTCAGTGAGTTTCACCGCCCTGGTGCTCCGGTAGAACAACTGGCGCCCCAGCTCTTCTTCTAAGGCCGCGATGAATCGAGAAACTGACGATGCCGGCACTTCAAAATGCCTGGCTGTAGCGAGGAAGCTCCCAGTCGTTGCAACCATGAGAAAGTAGCGTAGGGCTTTAATTTGCATGGGGTGCCTGCACAGGTTTTGAATGCAAAAATGCGATAAAAGCAATTATGTCATTATCATTATGGCCTATATAGCATCGATTTATGGGGTGCTGGCCTCTGAGTCCCTGCCTAGAGCGGCAAGGTGCATTACCGACTTAGCGGAAGAGTAAATCTGCGTATGCGAGTCTGCCCTGGTGTCCCAGAGCGACTGCCTAAGGCTTTTTCAGTTATGAAAACTCTCGCAGGCCGATCATGCAGGTATTGCAATGAGATGGGGCTCTATACGCAGATGCCTAGGTCTGTGCCCTTCACTGGGCGACGTTTCGAAGGCTGATCCACCTGCGACAAGCGCGGATTGATCATCACTGACCATCTCGCATACCAGCACGCGAACGCTTAATCATGCATCGGGGTGGATGTACCGGATGGTGATACGTACATTCGCCCAATCCTTCCTCATCTCATTCAGCACTTCGTGGCGCGCGTTGTTGAGATGCCACCGGACATCGCTCCTGGGTTGGTGGGCGATTATCTTTTTGAGATTCAACTCGCCTGCCTCAATTGCTTTTGCAAAGACTGGGATCTCAAGATTGTTGGCCAATATCTGAGTTTGAAGCTCTCCCAGAGCTGTGGCACCAAGGCGCCGAATGCTTTCGTTGGTGGTCGCATACTCTGGATCATATTTCAGTAGTTCCGCCTCGCGAGCATACGAAACGAGAAACCACATCCTTTGATCGTAAGCCTTCAACAATTCACGAAGCATTTTACGGTTTTCAGTCGCGAGCCTCACTATGCAACCTCCTCAGGCAACCACTAGATCGAGGCAAAAGAGTTTACTGGCGTGAGGGCGATCACGACCACGTGATTGTTTTCTGGTGATCACCCTTCAAGCTTTCTGATAAGCCCACCAAATTGTTGCGCAGGCTCAACATAGCGTAGCGCGGACTTCATATCGCTCCAGCCAACGTACTCCATAAGCGTTTTGATGTCCCAGCCTGAGCTCGCGGCCCAAGTGGCAAATCCACGTCGGATTGAATGAGCACTGTAGATTTCCGACGGTAAGCCGCACCTTCCCAGTGTGTCACGAAGCAGGGGAATAAGACTATGGGCCGCAATCGGGCGATCACTGATGTTGCCCCAGCGATCAATCGCTCTGAAGACACCGCCGCGGTTTAAGCCGGCTGCTTCAATCCAGGTCAGATATGCTTCGACCGGGCACAGTCTGCTCAACGATGGTGTCTTGTACTCACGCCCGATGTTCTGCCGGTCTCCTTTAGTCGATCCCAGGTAAAACCGGATCCCGACGTAGCGCTCGGCATGGGTATTCTCGATCGTGAGTCTGGCTAGCTCATCTCCGCGAAAGCCCCTCCAAAAACCAATAGTCAGCAGGGCGATGTCCCGCGTCCCCTTCAGAAGTGCGGCCATGTTGCCGACGGCTCTTGCCTGAGCAACTTCATTCTCCAGGTGCGCTACCGCTTTTTCGAGGTGCAGTAGCGCCAGAGGAGCTGCTTGCTTCTGTTGCACGGGGTGTACCGCCCGAATGCCCTTCAGCAACTGCCTGACCTTAGGGGCTTTGGTGGGGTCGGGGAAGCCGTTGCTTTGGTGCCAGTTGGCAAGCGCGGCTAAGCGTTGCTTAAGAGTGCTGAGCGCTAGCTGGTCTGCGTACTCAGCGATGTACCGTACCACCGACTCAGTGGTGGTGGGGAGATAGCCGCCCCACGCCACCTCGAAGTGGCTTAGGGCAGCGGCATAGCTCTTCGATGTGTTCTCTCGCACGCTCGCTTCTAGATAGCGATCGGCTTTGCTGGGCACCTCGACCACACACATTCCCCACTCGAGCCCTTGGTGGCCCGTCTCTGCCGTTTGTTACCTTGACAAGCCATTTTACGCCCGACCGTTCGCCTGGCAAGCCATAACCCTCGATTATCTCTTGCCAGTTGTCGGCAAATTCTCAGCAAGGTTTAACATTTTCGTATTATGTAATCGCATGACATGTGACATGACACGAAATAGTCTGGAGGGCGTATGGCGCGAGGCGGCGTTAACCTAGCGGTGGTGCAAAAGGCGCGAAACAGCCTGCTAATGCGCGGTGTGTATCCCAGCATTGATGCAGTCCGGGTGGAGATAGGAAATACCGGGTCAAAGACCACGATCGCGCGGTATCTAAAGCAGCTGGAATCACCAGGATCAGAAGCGAACCCTCGTGAACGCATGAGCGGCGCGCTACGCGGGGTTGTCGAAAGCTTGTTGGATCAAGTCCAGGAGGAGGGCAGTCAGGCCTTTCTTGAAGCACGAGCAGAGTTCGAGCACGAGCGTAAGCTCTTGGTCTCCCGAGCCGAGGCACTTGAGAGCGAGCTCGATGAACTCAAGCTCCGTTTCAACGCGCAAGGGCATATCTTGGCTACTCAGACTGAAGAGCTCAAGACCGCCCAGTCCACACTGCAGACTGAGATCACGCGCAACGCCAGGCTCACCCAGAGCAACAGTGATCTCGAAGTCCGGATTCAAGAGAAGGATGGGCAGATCCAGTCTCTGGAGCAAAAGCATACGCATGCCCGGGAGGCCCTCGAACACTACCGTTCTTCGATCAAGGAACAGCGAGACCAAGATCTGAACCGCCACGAGTCCCAGGTCTATCAAATGCAGCAGGAGCTGACCGTCATTCAGCAGGCGCTCATGGTCAAGCAGGAGGAGATCACGCGATTGATCCGGGATAACGAGCGCTTCATTGCCGAAAATCGCCAGCATGCCAGGGACGCCTCGCAATATCGTGAGGCTGTCGAAACCCTGCGGGGTGAGTTGAGCATTGCCAATGCTGCTACTGCGCGTGCGGAAGGTGCGAAGGAACTGCTCGCTCAACAGTTGGAAGCAAAGGCTAAAGAGGCTGGTGAGTCTCAGTCGAAAATCGCAGCCGCGAAGCTAAGGGAGGTGGATCTGGCACACAAACTCACCACCGCAGAGGCTGAGCTGATGGCTTTGCGCGTATCGAGTGAGGCGGATGGCTCGCAGGCGTAATCCAGAGAACCTTGAACCCATTAGCACATCGCGGAGTACATTTGTACTTCTTTCAGAATTCGCAGCTCGCGATCCGAGCCAGGTAGTCCCCATGCGAACCAACGCCTGCCATACCCTCTAACGTCAGGCTTACCAGTATCTGTATAGCCGAAGCCAGCTCGCTCAAAGTAAGCGTCTGACGAACACGCATTCAAAAATCCACGATCATGGCAAGCGTTTGATTAAAGCGCTGTGGTTTGCAATCCGCGCTGAGAAAACTCAATAGCTGGTGGCTTTGGAGCACCTGAGACCTCGCAGCGATTCAGTAGGTCAACTCCCTGCGCGGAAACGCTCGTTTGGCTACTGCACTAGCGCTGAAGAGGTTGCCAGATTTGCCCGGGCCCACTCCTCAGCGGTCGTGACCTGAATCGATTGCTGCGCGTTGAAGGTGCCTGCTTTAGGCCAGGCCACACCTCTGCCCTGAGCGAAAACAGCGCGGTACTTCTTGATGTGATGCGTTGGGTCTTTATCCAATTCTTGGAGCAAGTACGGAACAGTCCATACGTTACGTTTGAACGGGCGGCCCAGTGCACGTTCGAGGAGGCTCGCAACCTCTCCGTATGTCACAGTGTCTCCCGAGAGGTACACAATCTGATTGCGGAAGCGAGGTTCAAAGAAAACGATTTCCGCTGTCAACGCACCGATGTCGTCTGGAGTCGTAAGCGTCACGCTGGTCTCAAGACTGCCTAGTGCGTTCACGGTATCGTTTTCCAAGTCCACAACCTCGAATACAGGCTCGAACAGAAAGCTGGTGAACATACCCGTCGAGATGATTACCCATTCAGTTTTATCCTGGGCACGAAGCAATTCGCGAACATCAAGCTGAGCATCGAACAGATCCTGAGGACTGCCCCGACCGATTACCTCGAAGTCGACACCAAACTGCCACGGGAAGTAGCGCTTCACACCGGACTTCAGAGCAGCGGTAGCCAGTTTCATAGGGGTTTCCCGGCCTGCAACCATGCCTGCACAGCCTATTACGGTATCGAAACGTGCGAATACTTCAGCCAGCTGATCGATTGAGTCATTCACGAGGTCTGCGGCCACCATCTGGATGCCGAGGCCCCGAAGCTCATCGATTTCGACCTTTTTCTCGGGCACCTCAGTGTTGATGGTCGAATCCCTGAGCAGCACGCTGATTGTGGAACCGGGCGCGCGCTTTGCTACTCGCGCAAGATTACGCAAAACCGGTAGCCCAAGCTCACCGGCGCCTAGAACGAGAATAGATTGGGGGGGAAACTGGGTCACTTCGGTCATGATTTCTCCTGAGATCTGTTGCCTGTAAGATGAACAAATGCTTGCATGATTTGCCAACGCTCGTAAGAAGGCACACCTGTGATACCAGAGAATGAAATGACCAATCAGGCTGTTCTCAGCCAGGCAGAGACAATCTGCCGGACGCTTAGAGAAGATGATGATGGCGTCAGGCGGGAGGTGCTTGCTCACGCAGGGAGCCGCTGGTCGTTAGGAATCCTGCATGCCTTGGGGGTGTACGGGAGGATGCGCCATGCCGAAATAAAAAGGCAGATGACTGGTGTGACTCAGCGGATGCTGACGAAAACGCTCCGCTCTATGGAGCGGGATGGCCTGGTAGCTCGGCGAGAATATGGTGAAATTCCCCCACGCGTTGAGTACGAGCTGACGCCGCTGGGGATGGAGCTGTTGATCCGCATGTCTCCTATCTGGACTTGGGTTGTCGAAAACGTTGAGGATTTCCGCAAGGCCCGACGCATTTTCGACAGCCAGGACGGCAAGCAACCCGCATGGCAAACACCCACATCGACACCATTAGATTTAGAAGCGTCTGACTAATGGCTATTAAGAGCCCGGCGACCATCGATGCGGTAGTAGTTGGCCAATCGTGCTGTCCTTTTGTGTCGGCAACCGGGTCAGTACATCCTTGAGGTAGGCGAACGGATCATGCCCGTTCATGCGTGCCGACTGAATCAAGCTAATTATTGCCGCAGCCCGTTTGCCGCTCCGCAGCGATCCGGCGAACAGCCAATTGGAATGCCCAAGTGCCTGCGGCCTGATCGTGTTTTCCACCGGGTTGTTGTTGATGGGCACTGCACCATCATCTAGGTAGCGCGTCAGCGCTACCCAGCGTTTCAGGCCCACTTCCCACGCACATGTTGCTCAACGGTAAACACGCCCGGCGTGTAATCCAGTTTCTCGCTGACGTCTTCGCCGATACGCTGAAGTTGGCAGCCGCAGGCGCACTGAGTGCTTTGCGGTTCCTGACGAATTAGGGTACGTGGGAACTGCGCAGGCAACGGAACACGCTTGGGCTGCTGACTGGGTTTGTCGGGTGCAAGGGCGGGACGATGTGCTTTCAACTCGGCGTCGATGGCTTCGAGCTCGGTGCTGAGCAGATCATCCAGCAAGCTGCCTTGCGCCGGGCTTATTTGCTCGCTGCGCTTGGCAAACTTGTGCCGTTTACTCGAATGCTCGGAAGCCCTCGTCGCAGTACCACTCACTTCTGAGAAGCGCTTGGTACATGGCGGTGTCCCAAGCATTCACATGGACAGCCTTTTTTCCGGCCGCAATTACCCGAAGGTGATCTTGTACTCCGGCTAGGGCGGAGTCCGACCAGACCAGGTCGAGCGTGTCCTTAAGATTCGCGAGTTCGTTACTGGCCTCGATTGAGAACCTTGAAGCCAGTTTGTAGTCCCTGAAATGCGCTAGCACCCTGGTCTTATCGACCTGATCCCAATCCTCTGGGGGGCTCACGAAAAACTCGAGAACGGGCGGGGTTCCAGTAATCACCCGCGCGTGTAGCCACTGGTCACTAACCATCCGCTGATGCTCAAAATACGGATGGAGGGTTTGTTGGTCTTGCGTAGTCGCAGTGGCTGCATTTTTGCCAGTATTGCAGTCCTTGCAGGCGGGTACGAGGTTCCACGGCAAGACGGACAGTATCGGGAATTTGGCTTTCGGCAGGTAGTGGTCGAGAGTGCTCGCCTGGCCGAACCCACAGAATGGGCACTTTTTACGCGGAGCCTTACCGAGTATGTCGGTGTACACCCTCCTAGCGGGTTTCGAGTCACCCACCATGTGAGAGGAGTAGGTAGCTTTCAGCTCCTTCTTGGTTACTTGGCCGACCACGATGTCGTCGTTATCGCAATCGATAGCAGGGATCGCGAAGAGGTGATTGATAAGGCCTTTCTGCTGGTAGTCTACTGCAGCGGCAACCACCTCTGCTGTAATGGCTTGCAAGCGAGCTCTCAGATCCTCGTCAGCAATGCTGTTTACACAGAGGTCGTAGACCAGCTGCGGATCCTGAGCGGGAACGCTGATTGCTCTCATAGGTCAGACTCCCACTGCTTGTCACGTGCGATGGTCATGGATCTCAAGAGTGCCTGGCCTTCGGTGCCAATCTGACCTGCGTAATCCCCCCTGATTTGCTCGTAGGGAGCACCTGTTCGGACGTCGGCGGCTAGGAGCTCGTGGAAGCCTGATTTGCTCACCTCCAGACCGAAGACGTGTCGAGTCAGGACGCCAACGTTCTCTGCAAACGTCTCGGCATCCGGGCGGTCGATAGTCGCTGTCTCGCCACTCCTGTTGATGATGGATACGCAAGACTTGGGTACTTCCTGCAGAACTACAGGTGAGTGGGTGGCGATGATCGCTACAGCGTTTCGCGCCGTGAGCAAATCGGACAATGCCCGGGTGAAAGCAGACAGCAGAGGAGGGTGCAGGTGGCTTTCTGGTTCATCAATCAACACCAGCGTTTTCTCGTCTACGGTTTCGACGAGCTGGGTAATGGTCAGCAGAACAATAGCGTGGCCAGAGCTCATCCCTTCGAGCATGGTAGTGCTGCGTCGGACGAACTCGGCCTTGGTTTCTGATCCATCGGCGTCAAAAACCGCAATCAGCTGGATGAGGTTCATTTCCTCGAAATTGAAATCAGATTCGAGCTTGTGAATAGCTTTGATCCACCGTGCTCTCTTTGCGCTAAGGCTAAGGCAGACTTTGAGACTATCGGCCAAATCAATGCAGAGGTGGGGCTTGGTTTTCAACCCCCAAACATCCTCTCCCTCGGCGGCTAGCACCTTGTGCTTAAGGCCTACATATCGATATCTCATCCCCTGACTGGGGTCATCCTGGTTCGGCGGGGGATCAAATGGATCGAACGCGCTGAACGAAACCGACACCACACCTGCAAAGTCATCATTGGTCAGCGGTCGCCTGAAGCTCCACATGTTCTTGTTGAAAAAGCAGCCTTTGGCGTACACCTCTTCACTTGGCGTGACCAAGGAGTCAACCATGCCATTCAACAGGGTTGTTTTACCCACCCCGTTTCGGCCAATCAAGATGTGAACATTACTGGAGGGTTTGACATCTGGATCGACACTGAACTCGAGAGTCAGCGGTGCGATTCCGTCTGATCTTGCCTTTTCGTAAAAGAAGTCGTAAGGGGTCAGTGGGGCGTCCCCGGTGAGGATCCGCTTGAATTGGTGGTCAATCGTTGTTGGGTTCACTGCCCGAAGCAGGGAAGTGCTAAACGCTAACTCTGAAGAGGAAGCCTCCCGACGCTCCTTGGAGAAAGCCACATCCCCTAACGCGTGGAGGATTGCATGAGCCTCCTCCAGCGAAAACAGCTCAAGTAGTTTCCGATAGTATTCGACGTCCTGCCCCAGGCTGAAAAATTTGGGTTCTAACGACGTGAATTCATCAGGCATCCCGTGTTCAGTCCAGCCTTCAGATTGCCCTTGGTAAGCGATCTTCAAGTCACCAACTCTATGTTCGACCCCAGACCCATCAACGATGACAAGGACAAATTTGGTTTTGTAGCCGTAGTCGTCCCAGTTATCTACATACAAAACCCCAGAGTTTCTTGCATCCTGCTGGAGCTTACCTCGGTGTTGAACCTTGATGAATTTCATGCTCATGACGTCCTTGCTCTGAGGGCACACGCGGTGTGTTTTTGGTGATGGCCATTTGGCTCCATGTTAACGGATCGATATGCTCTGAGGAACCTGATGGGAGTTAGTGGACTGGAGGAAGCAAAAACGCCGCCTATAAGTTAACCTCCGAAGTTGAGCGGGCAACCGGGGGCAGCACGAAGCCTGAAATTGCGTTTGATGCCGACTTGGCCAAGCAGGCCAACGTATAGGCTAGTTATGCCCTGTTCGAGGTCGCCGCGAGGAAGTAGTGGGAAGCTGAGTTGATGCAGAAGCTTTCCAATGTCGATGCCGGTCTCGAAAAATGGGCGACGGGATGTAGGAGAGTAGTGCTATCGCTATTCCTCTCCCTGCGACTCCAGTGTAAGGAGTCGAGCTGTGGTGACCGCGGCTTGGAGATCAAGATGGCTTGAGGCGAACGACTTCATGAGGAGCGGGCGGGGAAGGGCCCAATCCCATTTCTCTCGGATCATGTTTTCGACATTTTCCAAGATCGGCTCTACGTTCGAGATATCCATTTGACCGACCACGTGCAACGCTCGCAATGTGTCCTCCGCGCCGAATGCAACTTCCAGGAGTAGCCCGGTGTTTTCACACTGAATGCCCACATGCCTGAGCAACAAGGCCAGCGCATCGTTGGTGTAATCCCCTCGCCAGGTTGCCACATGGCTTACGCTGGCAGAGCCAATTATCGCCGCGTCACCCAACCTGAGAGCGCGGAAGTTACTCCGAGCCTCGTCTAGTAGAGCTTGAGCGTGTTTGTCCAGGAAGGGACAGGATGTGGTTTCCATCAACACGTTTCGCATTTCAAGCCTGACACGATCATCCACCTGGGCACCAAGTCCATCAAACTGAGGAGGCTCGCCGCCCCGCGCCGGTGTGACCACGATCACCTTTGCTTCGAGGTCGACATCCTGAACCTGCCAACGCCTTCCGCCGAAGATGATGCGCTGTCCCTTGGTCAGGGGTTTGCTGACCGGCAGCGAGCCAAGTGGCTTGCCATCCCGGAGCAAACGAAACTCTTCATCGCTTGTGAAGGCGGTGTAGAATTCATAGTGGTTGATCAACCGCTCCCCGAGTTCGCCAGGCAGCAGAAGTCCTGAGCTGTCCTGGACGATCAATTCCTTCTCACCCATACCCTTGAGCAAAGCCAGGAAATCAGGCTTGGTTACGCTCGCAAAACTGCCGCTTGCTATGAGATTTCCCCATAATTGCGCCGCCGAGGCACCGCCGAGCTGAGCAATCGAAGACAAACACTGCTGCACCAGTGTCGAGGCGTGTAGGCCTCCCGATCGAGGCGGCTCAAACCATCCACTGATCAGCAAGCGGATCATAGCGACCGTTTGGACAAGGCCCTCACGTAATTGATCGGAGAGATCCGACTTATCTGTTAAAGGGCGCTCCTGGCAGTACGCCCTGAGCATCGCAGGCTCACCGGGTCGACGACCAGAGCGGCCAAG harbors:
- a CDS encoding MFS transporter, which encodes MNNQIDAFRAALDQRPLSRHQIQTLVLLVLLLICDGYDAQLLGFVVPTLAQEWETPKAAFGIVFTCNLLGLTVGSLLLTPLADRFGIRKTLLTCVLLFSGLTLLSAWADDIYTLAAIRFLCGIGMGGAMPSAMALMADYSPPRMKTFFVTMAAAGFAFGGAVGGFIAAGIMQTYGWHSIFIVGGVAPLLLMPFLYLWLPESLSRLFRAKHLCDALGAMLDKFLPQWTPPAPVSDGKPQKVTIVDLFRYGYLKPTIFIWGSCIASFTVLYFTVSWLPTLLRDTGFSSGAASLTTSAFLASGTLGAVSLSYLADKVKSKVWLVGKVMVICGIATAVVGLEHGNPTLTVLAVMVAGFCLIGGSLTLNGVISNFYPPHVRATGVGWALGVGRLGAIAGPLVGAMLIAMHIPFVGVMLLAAIPAVLSGIFAMNIASPKSVSSENTAPVSDTVEPPKVQNSQPKYP
- a CDS encoding OprD family porin, giving the protein MGKKMALNKATCFALLSVCFSEVQADEKSSPDFFGDSKLSITSRNFYFNRDFRHGMSNGGGTNAFKGAGERNGYAEEWAQGFMANFSSGFTPGAVGLGFDAYSFLGLKLDSGGGRAGVRLTQLDSDGEPRDHFSKSGAALKLRYGGGLFQYGNLFPSVPVLSVNTVRLFPSSATGTMLGWDVEKLHLDAAHFTGQGGVDSSNNDDDFTTDYGLPIAIKSVSYVGAKYSFGSSLKASVYASEAEDTWRQYYLNGNYTHTIDPAQSVIFDANVYRTVDAGRKLASVIDNTTYSLSLAYRFNAHTVTLAYQKVQSDEPMDWLGFGTSPGVVSLANAIQYSTFTEANERSFQIRYDIDMAPFGIPGLSFMTRYARGDNVSNRDSDNTFYTRRYVYPEGDDVRHWERDIEARYVVQSGPAKALSVRVRQATHRGSAGYRYADNNEVRVIVDYPISIF
- a CDS encoding LysR family transcriptional regulator, with the translated sequence MQIKALRYFLMVATTGSFLATARHFEVPASSVSRFIAALEEELGRQLFYRSTRAVKLTEDGERFYLQVKEAVGLLDAAAEDLAQADVGLKGLIRINAPVALGRRHVAPLIVCLQKEYPELEVELTLTDALIDPVQEGADITIRVGHVIDSGLIGRTVSGQRYVLAASPAYLETHGKPLSPGDLSDHACLLYKGDQGAQRWYCKRPPEETFKMLEVSGPLRSNNAEVLVAAAMAGQGLVLFPSWLFDPLSFREGRLLKLLTDWDVSASAEQMQVQILSPENRLRSRKVREVSNFLIEKIGSPPYWESL
- a CDS encoding tyrosine-type recombinase/integrase; its protein translation is MCVVEVPSKADRYLEASVRENTSKSYAAALSHFEVAWGGYLPTTTESVVRYIAEYADQLALSTLKQRLAALANWHQSNGFPDPTKAPKVRQLLKGIRAVHPVQQKQAAPLALLHLEKAVAHLENEVAQARAVGNMAALLKGTRDIALLTIGFWRGFRGDELARLTIENTHAERYVGIRFYLGSTKGDRQNIGREYKTPSLSRLCPVEAYLTWIEAAGLNRGGVFRAIDRWGNISDRPIAAHSLIPLLRDTLGRCGLPSEIYSAHSIRRGFATWAASSGWDIKTLMEYVGWSDMKSALRYVEPAQQFGGLIRKLEG
- a CDS encoding DNA-binding protein; the protein is MARGGVNLAVVQKARNSLLMRGVYPSIDAVRVEIGNTGSKTTIARYLKQLESPGSEANPRERMSGALRGVVESLLDQVQEEGSQAFLEARAEFEHERKLLVSRAEALESELDELKLRFNAQGHILATQTEELKTAQSTLQTEITRNARLTQSNSDLEVRIQEKDGQIQSLEQKHTHAREALEHYRSSIKEQRDQDLNRHESQVYQMQQELTVIQQALMVKQEEITRLIRDNERFIAENRQHARDASQYREAVETLRGELSIANAATARAEGAKELLAQQLEAKAKEAGESQSKIAAAKLREVDLAHKLTTAEAELMALRVSSEADGSQA
- a CDS encoding aromatic alcohol reductase; its protein translation is MTEVTQFPPQSILVLGAGELGLPVLRNLARVAKRAPGSTISVLLRDSTINTEVPEKKVEIDELRGLGIQMVAADLVNDSIDQLAEVFARFDTVIGCAGMVAGRETPMKLATAALKSGVKRYFPWQFGVDFEVIGRGSPQDLFDAQLDVRELLRAQDKTEWVIISTGMFTSFLFEPVFEVVDLENDTVNALGSLETSVTLTTPDDIGALTAEIVFFEPRFRNQIVYLSGDTVTYGEVASLLERALGRPFKRNVWTVPYLLQELDKDPTHHIKKYRAVFAQGRGVAWPKAGTFNAQQSIQVTTAEEWARANLATSSALVQ
- a CDS encoding winged helix-turn-helix transcriptional regulator, with translation MTNQAVLSQAETICRTLREDDDGVRREVLAHAGSRWSLGILHALGVYGRMRHAEIKRQMTGVTQRMLTKTLRSMERDGLVARREYGEIPPRVEYELTPLGMELLIRMSPIWTWVVENVEDFRKARRIFDSQDGKQPAWQTPTSTPLDLEASD